A region of the Vibrio chagasii genome:
ACAGAAGCGCTAACTTCTATCGATATCAACTCAGCTCGTGCAACAAAGGGCGGTGATATCGAAGAGACAGCACTTAACACTAACCTAGAAGCAGCCGATGAAATTGCACGTCAATTACGTCTACGTGACCTAGGTGGTCTTGTTGTTATCGACTTTATCGATATGACTCCGGTTCGCCACCAACGCGAAGTTGAAAGCCGCCTACGTGATGCCGTTCGTCTAGACCGTGCTCGTGTACAAATTGGCCGTATTTCTCGCTTTGGTCTTCTAGAGATGTCTCGTCAACGTTTGAGCCCATCACTAGCAGAAGCAAGCCACCACATTTGTCCTCGTTGTACAGGTACTGGTGTTGTTCGTGATAACGAATCTCTAGCACTGTCTGTTCTACGTTTGATTGAAGAAGAAGCTCTGAAAGACAACACAGCACAAGTACTTGCTGTTGTGCCTGTTCCTATCGCGTCTTACCTTCTGAACGAAAAACGTCGCTCAGTAAACCACATCGAGAAGAACCAAGAAGTTAAGATCACTGTTGTTCCTAACTCTGACATGGAAACACCGCACTTTGAGGTTATCCGTGTTCGTGAAGGCGAAGAGTTCGATCTACTTTCTTACCTACTTCCTAAGAAGCTAGATGCTCTGAAAGAAGCAGAAAGCAAAGAACCTGCAGAACAAGCAATTCGCCCTAAGAAGATCGAAGAGCCAGCTCTGAAAGGCTTCGCTGCTCCAGCTCAATCAGCACCGACTCCAGCGCCAGCACCAAAAGCGGCACAAGAGAAGAAAGCTGAACCAGTAGCACAAGAATCAGGCCTAATTGGTCGCTTCTTTAAGGCTATCGGTAGTTTCCTATTTGGCTCTTCAACTCAAGAAGAGAAGCAAGAAGAGAAACAAACTGAAGAGAAGCCTAAAAACAACCGCAATGGCAACCGTCAACGCCGTGACCGTAACGATAACCGCCGCCGTAACCAACGTGGTGAGCGTGGTGACAACCGTAACGATAACCGTGACAACAAACGCCGTCGCAAGCCTGCACGTGATGAGAAGTCTGAAGAGCAGAAAGATGCAGCTCCACAGCAAAATCGTCACCCTCGTAAGCCTAAGCAAGATCGCCGCAACAAGCAGCGTGACGAGCAGAAGCAACGCGAAGAGCAAGCACCATCTAAATTAGCAGAAGAAGGCCTACAGCTAGCGGCAGACGCACAAGCTGGTAAGTCAGATGCGCCAAAGGCTAAGCCTGAAGCGAAAGCTGCTAAGATCAAAGAGCGTCGCCAACGTCGTAAGCTGAACAAGCAAGTTCGTGTTAAAGACCAGCAAGCTCAAGCAGACGCTGCTGAAAACTCAACTAAGGAACAAAAAGCACCATCTGTTTCTAAAGAGCAAGCAGCAGCGAAAAACAAATCAGTAGCGCAAGAGCAGCAAGTTGAAGCAACTCAAGCAAATGGCGAGCAGTCTGAACAGGAAGAACCGAAACAACGTCGTAACCGTCGTTCTCCACGTCACCTACGTGCAAGTGGTCAACGTCGTCGTCGCGGTCGTGATCGTCGCCCTAACCCATTCCGCCTGCGTAAAGGTGGTGTAGCTTCTCCAGAGATGGCTATGGGTAAAGTGATGCCTCGCTTCATTCCGAAACCTCACCACAAACAGGCAAAACCTGAAGTGGCAGAAGTAGCAGTTGAAACGCAAACAGTGGTTAATACTCAAGAGCAAAATGTCGCTCAAGAGGCAGCTCCACAAAGCAGCGTTGTAATGGCTGGCGGTTTTGCATGTCCTGAACTGGCAATGGGTAAAGTGATTATCCGCCGTGAAGAGACTGCAGTAACTCAAGCACCAGTTGTTGAAGCTAAAGTAACTGAAGCTCCTGCTGTTGTTGAAGAAGCTCCAGTGGTTGTCGAAGCGAAAGTTGAGGCACCTGTCGTTGAAACTCCAGTCGTTGAAGCACCAGTGGAGACTGTGAAAGCTGAGGAAGCAGTTGCTGAAGCACCAGCAGTTGAAGCTGAAGCGGCTGTCGTTGAACCAGCAAAAGTAGTTGAAGCACCGAAAGCTGAAGTGAAAGTTGAAGAAGCGCCTGTTGCAAAAGCAGAAACGCCAAAAGCAACGGTTGCGAAAAAGCAAGCGGGCTCACCAATGACTAAAGCTCCTGGTCCTCAAGAGATCAAAGAGATTGAAGTGGTTGCAGCACCGTTCCGCACTGAACGTTTTGTACCAAAAGGTGCAGGCAGTCAGGTCGCGTCAAACAAAGCTGGTGCAGGCATGACTAAGCCAAACTACTAGTATTTACTACTGAGTAATCATTAGAAAATCGAATCAAAGGCTGCTTATTTAAGCAGCCTTTTTCTTATCTGCTAATCGAATAAAAATTAATAGATATATTACTCAAAATTGGGTTCTACCTTGAACTTAGTCACAATTTTGGGTAGCATTCGCGCACTTATCTTTTCGACACTTAGCTATTGCCGCTCTTTTTCATCACTGTTTAGCTACGCAATACACTCGTGTCGGTAAATCCATTTTAAGCATAGCTGAGCACACATGTTCGAATTCCCACAATTTTCTAAGCACTCTGTAAAGAATGACGTACTGTCAGGCCTTACCGTAGCACTTGCTCTGGTACCTGAAGCTGTAGCATTCGCCTTTGTTGCTGGCGTTGACCCAATGGTTGGTCTGTACGCAGCATTCATCGTAGGTCTTATCACTTCAATCTTCGGTGGCCGCCCAGGCATGATTTCTGGTGCGACTGGCGCGATGGCTGTTGTAATGGTAAGCCTAGTTGCAACTCATGGTGTTCAATACCTATTCGCGGCAATTATGCTAGCTGGCCTACTGCAAATTGCAGCAGGTGTCTTCAAGCTAGGTAAATTTATCCGCATCGTTCCACACCCAGTAATGATTGGTTTCGTGAACGGCTTAGCTATCGTTATTTTCCTAGCTCAACTTGGTCAATTCAAAGCACCGGATCTAACAGGTGCATTAACTTGGCTACCAAGCGACCAGATGACTCTGATGTTAGGCCTAGTGGCACTAACTATGGCGATCATCCACTTCCTACCAAAACTGACGACAGCAGTACCATCTTCATTGGTTGCTATCGTAACTGTGACGGCATTGGTTGTAGGTCTTGATCTTGAAACTCGTACAGTTGTTGATTTCCTACGTACTATGTCTGGTGACGAAGCAGCAACGCTGGCGGGTTCTCTACCGACCTTCTCTATTCCAGCAGTACCGTTTAACCTAGAAACGCTATACATCATCCTACCTTACGCAATGATCCTTGCAGCGATTGGTCTAATCGAATCGCTACTAACGCTAACAGTACTAGACGAGATGACAAACACTCGTGGTCAATCTAACCGTGAATGTGTTGGTCAAGGTATGGCTAACGTGACGTGTTCAGTATTTGGCGCGATGGGTGGTTGTGCAATGATTGGTCAGTCAATGATCAACGTAAACTCTGGTGGCCGTGGTCGTCTATCGGGCATCGTTGCTGCTGTGGCATTGCTAATGTTCATCCTATTCGGTTCAGCACTTATCGAAATGATCCCGCTAGCGGCGCTAGTTGGTGTGATGTTCATGGTTGTTATTGGTACATTCGAATGGGCAACCTTCAAGCTTGCACGTCGCGTACCTAAGCAAGACTTCTTCGTTATCGTTCTTGTTACGGTTGTGACAGTAATGACTGACCTAGCGGTTGCTGTATTTGTGGGTGTTATTGCATCTGCACTGATGTTTGCATGGCAGCATGCTAAGCACATCTACGCGGATACTTGCATCAACGAAGCGGGTTCAAAAGAGTACAAAGTAAACGGTCCAATCTTCTTCGGTTCAACAGCGAACTTCCTTGAGTTATTTGACGCACATGAAGATCCACAAGACGTTATCGTTGATTTCGCGAACTCTCGCGTAACCGACCACTCTGCTATTGAAGCAATTGATACCATTGCTGAGCGTTACGCAGCACAAGGTAAAACGCTGCACCTTCGTCACCTAAGCCAAGACTGTGTTGCTATGCTGCACAAAGCAGGTAGCTTAGTAGAAGCAAACGTAGCAGAAGATCCAATCTACAAAGTAATGTCTAAGTAATCTTAAACATCACTTTACGTTAGATATAGAAAGGCCGACATTCAATGTCGGCCTTTTTTATACTTCGCGTGCAAGCGTTCTACTGCTTTATACCCTCGATATCAAATCGACCTTAATATCGCTTCACTAGATTCTTCGATTAAGTCCAAAACCAGTTCGAACCCATCACCCTCTCCATAATACGGATCAGGAACTTCTTGATACTGCGAGTCACCGAAACTCAAAAACAACGCCAGTTTGTATTGCAAGTGTGCCGGACATTGGCTCATTAAGTCAGTCAAGTTAGCTCTATCTGCTGCGAGTATTAGGTCAAACTCTTCAAAATCATTTGCGACGACTTTTCGTGAAGTAATGCCTTTAAAGCTATAGCCCCGCTTCTCTCCTGCCGCTTTGGAGCGTGAATCCGGCGGACTGCCTTGATGGAAGCCAATCGTCCCCGCAGAGTCGACTAGAACATCAATATTGAACTGCTTCGCCTTCTTTCGTAATACCGCTTCACCCGTTGGCGAGCGACAAATATTCCCCATGCAAACCACGAGTATCTTTTTCATCCGTAATCACCTGTTCTTCCGATGGTTTTTGCTATCGTTAAGTTAGGCTATGATAGGCGCAATCACAACTTAAAAGGATTTGTTATGTCGACTGAAGACAACAAAGAACAACGTCATAAAGCAAGACAACAGAAAGTAAAAGAACAAGTCGATGCTCGTGTCGCTGCAGCTCAAGAAGTAAAAGGCCTGTTACTGGTCATCACTGGTAATGGTAAAGGCAAATCGACCTCAGGCTTTGGTACCATAACTCGCGCAGTAGGCCACGGTAAGAAATGTGCGGTTGCTCAGTTTGTTAAAGGCACTTGGGATAACGGCGAAAAGAATGTCCTGCAAAAGCTAGATGTTGAATTTCAGGTGATGGGCACTGGTTTTACCTGGGAAACGCAAAACAAAGCGCAAGATATCGAAGCGGCACAACGCGTATGGACAGAGTGTAAACGCATGCTGGCTGACGAGTCGATTGATGTGATTCTATTTGATGAGCTGACTTACATGGTGAGCTACGGTTACATTGAGCTAGATGAAGTAGTTGATGCGCTTAACAACCGTCCGAAGATGCAATCAGTGATCATTACAGGCCGTGGTGCACACCGCACACTAACTGAAATGGCAGACACCGTATCAGAGGTACGTAACGTAAAACACGCATTTGAATCTGGTGTTAAAGCGCTACAAGGCGTTGACTGGTAATCACCTTCAACCAGAGCTCCCGGACTCAGTCATTCTTCCCTCTCGAGGATGACGACTACTAGGCCGTTATGCTCTTGAGTATTACCGATGCCAAAATAAAAAGCGCCATTCCTACAATAGGAATGGCGCTTGTTTATATTTAGCGAGTAATCGTTAATTAAAGAAACCTTTCAATAAACCATCTACGGCTTCTTTGGTCTTCTCATCTTTAATCTTGTCCGTTAGCTTGTTAACACCACGGTCAATCTCTTTCTGTGCTTTTTGTTTCAATACATCATCAAAAACAAGTGCAAATTTCGGGTCAGCCCATTGGCCAGTCACCTTAATCGGAATCGTCACATCTTTCAGGTCATCAATACTCTTACCGCCCTGACCTTCCAATGAGCCAACAATCGATGTTCTTACTAAGAAATCTACCGTTTCATTAATGAAGTTAGCTTTGCCTTGGCCTGTAACGCGTAGTAATGGTGATTGTGCCGACAAGTCATTCGTTGAAACCCAACCTTTATCAACCTTAAGCGTCGCTTTCATCGCACTAAAATCAGTATTTTTAGCTTCATTTGTGCTTTCAACTTTTTCGCCTTTGATCTTCGCGTAATTCTCACGAATCAGTTGTGCAACGTTGATGCCGTTAACCGCACCATCTTCAAAGTTAATCGCGATAGTACCAACTAAGTTCTTTTTGATTCCTGTTGGTGTAAGGCTCTTACCTTTCACATTAACATCGATATTACCCGTACCTTCAAGCATATCGTTACCGGCAACATCAACCAATAATGGCTGAACTTTCACACCTTTAATTCTCTTCTTAGCAGTGTAAGTCGCTGGTATTTTACGAGCGTCTAGTTTCGCTGTCGCAGAGATAGAACCTTGGTAAAGGTTTGATGTGAATGAAGTCAATTCAGCAACACCACGGTTAACAGAGAATGCCGTTTTAACATTCTGCATTTTCGCATTGTTCGCTTTGAACTTATCGATCGTTATATCACCTTTCACATCAAGCGTTTTCAATGCTGATAGGTCAGGTTCAACTTCTTTCACTGGCCCTGAGCTGCCTGACTTTGACGTTGAGCCACCAGCAGAACCAGAAGGCGCCGTGCTCGCGGTTTCTGTTGAATTACCTAAA
Encoded here:
- the rne gene encoding ribonuclease E, whose amino-acid sequence is MKRMLINATQKEELRVALVDGQRLFDLDIESPGHESKKANIYKGRITRIEPSLEAAFVDYGAERHGFLPLKEIAREYFPEGYTYQGRPSIKEVLKEGQEVIVQVEKEERGSKGAALTTFISLAGSYLVLMPNNPRAGGISRRIEGDERTQLKAALSTLELPQGMGLIVRTAGVGKSAEELEWDLNVLLNHWGAIKQASDSNAAPFLIHQESNVIVRAIRDYLRRDIGEILIDSNTIFERAQAHIQLIRPDFMNRVKKYDGEVPLFSHYQIESQIESAFQREVRLPSGGSIVIDPTEALTSIDINSARATKGGDIEETALNTNLEAADEIARQLRLRDLGGLVVIDFIDMTPVRHQREVESRLRDAVRLDRARVQIGRISRFGLLEMSRQRLSPSLAEASHHICPRCTGTGVVRDNESLALSVLRLIEEEALKDNTAQVLAVVPVPIASYLLNEKRRSVNHIEKNQEVKITVVPNSDMETPHFEVIRVREGEEFDLLSYLLPKKLDALKEAESKEPAEQAIRPKKIEEPALKGFAAPAQSAPTPAPAPKAAQEKKAEPVAQESGLIGRFFKAIGSFLFGSSTQEEKQEEKQTEEKPKNNRNGNRQRRDRNDNRRRNQRGERGDNRNDNRDNKRRRKPARDEKSEEQKDAAPQQNRHPRKPKQDRRNKQRDEQKQREEQAPSKLAEEGLQLAADAQAGKSDAPKAKPEAKAAKIKERRQRRKLNKQVRVKDQQAQADAAENSTKEQKAPSVSKEQAAAKNKSVAQEQQVEATQANGEQSEQEEPKQRRNRRSPRHLRASGQRRRRGRDRRPNPFRLRKGGVASPEMAMGKVMPRFIPKPHHKQAKPEVAEVAVETQTVVNTQEQNVAQEAAPQSSVVMAGGFACPELAMGKVIIRREETAVTQAPVVEAKVTEAPAVVEEAPVVVEAKVEAPVVETPVVEAPVETVKAEEAVAEAPAVEAEAAVVEPAKVVEAPKAEVKVEEAPVAKAETPKATVAKKQAGSPMTKAPGPQEIKEIEVVAAPFRTERFVPKGAGSQVASNKAGAGMTKPNY
- a CDS encoding SulP family inorganic anion transporter, yielding MFEFPQFSKHSVKNDVLSGLTVALALVPEAVAFAFVAGVDPMVGLYAAFIVGLITSIFGGRPGMISGATGAMAVVMVSLVATHGVQYLFAAIMLAGLLQIAAGVFKLGKFIRIVPHPVMIGFVNGLAIVIFLAQLGQFKAPDLTGALTWLPSDQMTLMLGLVALTMAIIHFLPKLTTAVPSSLVAIVTVTALVVGLDLETRTVVDFLRTMSGDEAATLAGSLPTFSIPAVPFNLETLYIILPYAMILAAIGLIESLLTLTVLDEMTNTRGQSNRECVGQGMANVTCSVFGAMGGCAMIGQSMINVNSGGRGRLSGIVAAVALLMFILFGSALIEMIPLAALVGVMFMVVIGTFEWATFKLARRVPKQDFFVIVLVTVVTVMTDLAVAVFVGVIASALMFAWQHAKHIYADTCINEAGSKEYKVNGPIFFGSTANFLELFDAHEDPQDVIVDFANSRVTDHSAIEAIDTIAERYAAQGKTLHLRHLSQDCVAMLHKAGSLVEANVAEDPIYKVMSK
- a CDS encoding low molecular weight protein-tyrosine-phosphatase is translated as MKKILVVCMGNICRSPTGEAVLRKKAKQFNIDVLVDSAGTIGFHQGSPPDSRSKAAGEKRGYSFKGITSRKVVANDFEEFDLILAADRANLTDLMSQCPAHLQYKLALFLSFGDSQYQEVPDPYYGEGDGFELVLDLIEESSEAILRSI
- the cobO gene encoding cob(I)yrinic acid a,c-diamide adenosyltransferase gives rise to the protein MSTEDNKEQRHKARQQKVKEQVDARVAAAQEVKGLLLVITGNGKGKSTSGFGTITRAVGHGKKCAVAQFVKGTWDNGEKNVLQKLDVEFQVMGTGFTWETQNKAQDIEAAQRVWTECKRMLADESIDVILFDELTYMVSYGYIELDEVVDALNNRPKMQSVIITGRGAHRTLTEMADTVSEVRNVKHAFESGVKALQGVDW